Proteins encoded in a region of the Oncorhynchus gorbuscha isolate QuinsamMale2020 ecotype Even-year linkage group LG16, OgorEven_v1.0, whole genome shotgun sequence genome:
- the LOC123999855 gene encoding extensin-like, which yields MADQTQTHGGPNPRRTKPKPMADQTHGGPNPNPWRTKPTADQTQTHSGPNPNPLGPNPNPLGPNPRRTKPKPMADQTQTHSGPNPNPQRTKLKPTADQTQTHGGPNPRRTKPTADQTQTHGGPNPNPQRTKPKPTRTKPKPTRTKPTADQTQTHGGPNPNPQRTKPKPTRTKPKPTRTKPTADQTQTHGGPNPNPLGPNPRRTKPTADQTHGGPNPRRTKPTRTKPKPTANQTQTHSGPNPRRTKPTADQTHSGPNPNPQWTKPTVDQTHSGPNPQRTKPKPTADQTQTHSGPNPQRTKPKPTADQTHSGPNPNPRRTKPKPTRTKPTADQTQTHGGPNPNPQRTKPTVDQTHSGPNPQRTKPTADQTQTH from the exons ATGGCGGACCAAACCCAAACCCATGGCGGACCAAACCCACGGCGGACCAAACCCAAACCCATGGCGGACCAAACCCACGGCGGACCAAACCCAAACCCATGGCGGACCAAACCCACGGCGGACCAAACCCAAACCCACAGTGgaccaaacccaaacccactaggaccaaacccaaacccactaGGACCAAACCCACGGCGGACCAAACCCAAACCCATGGCGGACCAAACCCAAACCCACAGCGGACCAAACCCAAACCCACAGCGGACCAAACTCAAACCAACGGCGGACCAAACCCAAACCCACGGCGGACCAAACCCACGGCGGACCAAACCCACGGCGGACCAAACCCAAACCCATGGCGGACCAAACCCAAACCCACAGCGgaccaaacccaaacccactaggaccaaacccaaacccactaGGACCAAACCCACGGCGGACCAAACCCAAACCCATGGCGGACCAAACCCAAACCCACAGCGgaccaaacccaaacccactaggaccaaacccaaacccactaGGACCAAACCCACGGCGGACCAAACCCAAACCCACGGCGgaccaaacccaaacccactaGGACCAAACCCACGGCGGACCAAACCCACGGCGGACCAAACCCACGGCGGACCAAACCCACGGCGGACCAAACCCACG CGGACCAAACCCAAACCCACAGCGAACCAAACCCAAACCCACAGCGGACCAAACCCACGGCGGACCAAACCCACAGCGGACCAAACCCACAGCGGACCAAACCCAAACCCACAGTGGACCAAACCCACAGTGGACCAAACCCACAGCGGACCAAACCCACAGCGGACCAAACCCAAACCCACGGCGGACCAAACCCAAACCCACAGTGGACCAAACCCACAGCGGACCAAACCCAAACCCACGGCGGACCAAACCCACAGCGGACCAAACCCAAACCCACGGCGgaccaaacccaaacccactaGGACCAAACCCACAGCGGACCAAACCCAAACCCACGGCGGACCAAACCCAAACCCACAGCGGACCAAACCCACAGTGGACCAAACCCACAGCGGACCAAACCCACAGCGGACCAAACCCACAGCGgaccaaacccaaacccactaG